Within Porites lutea chromosome 2, jaPorLute2.1, whole genome shotgun sequence, the genomic segment TTCGTTTGGTGGAAAAATGAGTACAAGTTTTCGACGAGGAGAGTAGTAAAGCTAAAActctgctgaaaatcaagaaaGCTGTTGTTAGCTGTGCGCCTTATGATCAAAGGCTCAAGATCACATTGCCCTGAACGAATTAATAGACACACGTCAACATTTGGACATTGGAGTCAAATCTGATATCTTGAACCAAAGCAACCGATATCAAGACATCTTCCTGAATGCGCTTTAAGGGATAAGTTTCGACAAATACTGTTTCTTTATTAAAGGGTATTTAGAGAGCGGGATGACAAGGAGCGGCATCAGTGACATTTCCAGGATGAACGCGGAAGAACAATTTACTGATTTGACGATTTCAAGTTTCTTAAAACTCTCTATTATCTCTTTTATATTTCACGGACATGGTCAAAGCGGAATACTGCAAACTCCTTCaaatgtataatttttttttcggcggtGATTGTCAAAGAGGAGCAAATCAGTTAAATATATTGTTAGTTTAATATAAGTTTGTAATTCTACCGAAACCGGACTGTGCCTAACTTCTTCTGATCAGTCCTCTGACTGCAGTGTAGTAAGCAACTTGAAACTGTAGTAACTAAGTCTTTCCTTCAGGAATCTTTTTCTACTCTCTAATCGCCTAAACGGGTTTATTTTGTTATATCGATCCAAACTAAATGGATCAAAACGttgatttcaaaacattttattaGATAGTAAAGTACCTTATTTCTCGTAAAGGGTACAGGAAAAAAACGGGAAACTAGACTCCAGTTTCTTTTCTCAGCTTAAGTTTGCTCAAAACACCTCTTCTGAGGCAAAAGGAGGACAATGTACCGCTACAGACGAATCAAACAATAAATACAGTACATTTACCATAACATTACATCGGTTACACAAACAGCAATCATGAAAAAATCACTTGCTGTTCAAAAACAGATTGTGTGGTTTCCCTATGGAACACCTGGGAAAGACCCTGGGAAAGAGTTCTTGATACTTGGTCCCAGTGTCCCCTCTGCGCCTGACTGATTTCAACTTGTTCAAAAATCGCGGTCGGCACTTCAATGTGAAGCGTATTCGACATTTTCATCAATGTTGCATTGGCCAGAAAACGTTGTAATACCTTTGGAAGGTGTTCTGGTGGTATTGATGTCCATAATGATTTGAAAACATCTTCAAAGTGGACTGGAATTTCCCAAATTATGAAGAAGGATTCCGACTCTCGTTCTAGTTCTAGTGGAGGCTCATGCTTCCCCgctacaaaagaaaacaaaactacacaCTATGCTGCATATTTTACTACCTGCTCTTTAACAGGAACGGAAGGGAAGGTGGTTAGCCCAATACATGTGAGTAATATTTTGAAGAGAACATTcataatgaaaaaagaaaaaacttgcaCATTTAGGTATGCTCGTACATTTTGGACAGCAAAATGGGGACATTGACCGTCTGTTAATTTGCCGTGTCAGAATTTAGCTTTGTTGACTTAcatgtaaatgcattttataaTGAAATATAGTgcataaatacatgtacacttaggtccagttcaaacgtcgatcttttcatgtacctatttaggtcgacccaaatatAATGAAATAAGTTCGATGGTTGATTCGGACGTCGAACTTAATTAGTCGGActcaatagaccttgtcacggttttcgacgccattttgacgagtaggcaaggAAATTTTGGCGCGGCTACCAAGCTTCATACAAATCTCTTAAAATTTTTGTCACGCGCCCGACTCACCGGCAATTCTCAGCGTTTTTTTCGTACTTTGTCGCACTAAGAGATTTTTCCTTTTCGGGATCTTGAAGGTAAGTAGATTTTCTAGCTCTGTGGTAAAAACTATTCCGATCGCTCATCAAATAAGTCCGTTTTGGCACAAAAAGCACAGAAGCGCGTGGATCGTACGATGcgtgcaaaacaaaacaaacatggcatAATGTAGGCTTTTCAAGATCGACTAAAAACACATTTATTTCGTCTATCGATACAAAGGTCCCCTCTAAGCTTTTCTgaaaagtcactgaaatcaatTTAGTGCCTTAGAAAATCGCATCTCATTGcgttttaaatatatattttttaacttaaagtGATTAACTCTGATGTCATAGTCAGGTTGTAGTTCGTGGATCGTGTTTTACTGTGCTATAAACATTGTCCTAATTGCGTTCAATGCTTCATTCAGATGGAAGTGTATGAAGATTTTCTGGATTTGTCCATGGGAAACCTCAAGGACTATCTAAGTTTAAGGGGATTGTCGACAACTGGCCGGAAGGTAGAAGTAGTCGCAAGAGCTTTTTCTGCCTTTGAAATGAAGCTTCCAGTCCAAGTTTCCCAAGAGCAACACTTGGCCAGTTTGCAAAGGGAATTCCAGGACAGACTACGCAAGTACGATCTATCAGATCCTAAATCCAGTGACACTACATGGGTGGATGACATGACAAAATGGCCACCAGTCGACCTTGGCAAGATATTTGCTTATATTCTGTCAAACGAAGAGTTTGACTCAGATTACATTGGGAAATATAAGGATGAAAAAGCTTATTCCTACTGGAAAAGTAACTTTGTGGGTACCATCCTCTTTGCAGACAACAAGGATGGAAAGTGTGTGTTGCAATGCAAGGTAACTCCATCGCAGCGCATCAGAGAGGACCCAAGAGAAGTCTGGGTAGCCCTCAAGAAAGATGGAACTGTCTTGTGTGGTTGGTGCACATGCATTGCTGGCACGAGTGCAACATGCAGCCACATAATTGCATCGCTTTACAAGATGGAATATGCATTCACCCATGGTTATACAGATCCATCATGTACATCAGTCCCTTGCGGATGGAATGTATCAACCAGGAGAGATGTGCAGCCAGGAAAGATAATGGACATGCGAATCAGAAAAGACAAGAGAacaactgaaaatgaagaaaatgaagGAATTATTATAAATGAATGGAGACATTTTGATCCAAGGAAAGAGGGGGAAAGGAATGTGACTGATGAGCAGAAAAAGGGATTCTTGGATGGGTACAAACAGATCAGGCCCAATGCACAAATTTTCAAAAGTGTAGAGTCAGAAAAGCACAATCAAATGGACAGACCTTTAGAACTGACTAAATTTGCAGAGAATTTTACTGCATCATTAGATGGTAGTGAGAGTGATCAGGacattgtaaataaatttttggAAGCTATCCCCTTAAGTGCAATGGAGGTTTCCCAAATTGAGCGAGAAACCAAGGGCCAAAGTGACTCATTTTCTTGGATCAGGCACAGAAAAGGACGGATAACTGCATCGAACTTTAAAGATGTATGCACAAAAGTTGACTCCCTTGCAAAAGCTCGAGGTTCCGTCAAACCACCAACAACTCCTCTTGTTTCAAAACTAGTTCTTGGATCGCAGAACATTGACCACATCCCATCAGTCAGGTggggcaaagaaaaagaaaacgaggcATATAATGAATTTTATGCGCGGGCTCTTTCACAGCACCAAAACTGCAAGTTAACAAAGAGTGGACTTTGTGTTCTTAAAGACAAACCCTACATTGGGGCCAGTCCTGATGGGATTATGACATGTTCATGCTGTGGTACAACTGCATTGGAAATTAAGTGCCCATATTCCATTCGGGACTTGTGTGTCAGTGAGGCCTGGGAACAAACAGATTTCCTGGAGCAGAGGGATGGAGTGATTCAGCTGAAAAGAAGTCACAAGTATTTCTTTCAAGTGACTGGTGTTATGGCTGCCAAATCGTTATCAAAGTTGAACTTCGTTGTGTGGACAACAAAGGAACTACATGTAGAACTGATACATTTTGATGATTCATTTTGGGACAACATCATTCTAAAGCTTGATGTATTTTTTAAGTCTTACATGGCCAAGGTCCTATTAGGCTTgaggaatatatatttttgcccCAAATGTGAGAAAGTCATTTTAGAGGGAGAGGAGCTCCCAGAGAATTCCCCTGACAATAGCATATGCTGTGACCATTGTGGAGCATGGTTCCATTTTGTGTGTGCACAGATCACTCACATCGAGGATGATCCAGAGTGGTTTTGCCAAGCTTGCCTTTTAGATTTTGTGGATAGGGAGCTTGATCTAACCTCTCTTGTGGATCCTTGATGACCTATTAGCATTCATTTTCATGGTTACCAGGGACATTTAGGCAGATGCTCACCTTAATGTTTCACATTAGATAGTAGACTAGCCTAACAACTCCACACCATGATTTACCTTTACTTGATCTTTAAGATAAAAGTCATTTAATTCTGTTGAGGGCAGAAAACAGTAGCATCAATAGTTGCGTTTGGCCTAGAAAATGGACACTAACCCTAAAATTGATTTTACTGTATCTTAATTCTTGCCATGTTGTTAAAGTTGTATGGCTTTGTCACCGAGTTTTAACTAAAAATACCACAAGGGTATTAAACAAGATGAACTAATTCTCAGTGTCTTTTACAGTACATGTATCACAGCCCACTCACACACACAGTGGGTCTTGTAAGCATGTAAGTGCACAAACAACTTGCACTAAGTCATCACATAATGGGAGACAGTTGATTGGGAGTTCATTCTTGAGGATATTGAACCTTTTCAATCGCCCAATTGCCTGCTCAACATATATCCTAACATTGGCTATCCTAGATGTTTCCTGTACTTCTCTTGGGACCATTTGTGAACCAGCTTTGGTACTGGGTGGAATGCAAAGGTAAGCATTGCGCATCAACAGTTCATCTTTTATCTTGAAACCCCTATCAGCCATAATCTGGTCATATGGTTCCACAAAATTTAAGAAACCACAGTCTTTAACAATAAATTTATCAGTTGCCCTTCCTCCGTAGCATGGTGACACATAGCACGGTGCTCCGTTTGGAGTGACTGCAACCAGAAACTTCATTGTTGAATGATGTTTATAATCAGACCAGAGTGTAGCTTGGATGTCAAGAGCACTTGGGGTTTCTGTAAAAACTTCAGTGCAATCAATAATGCACCGAACTTTGGGATAGATTTTTCGAAAGGCCTCTGGAAGCTCCAACTGAATTTGTCCTCTGCTTGGCCACATAATCATCCAGTTTAGCTCTCGTGACATAAACCTAACCCAGGTAGAAAAAATTTGAGTGACTAAGGAATGAGAAACCTTGAATCTAACGGCCAAATCTTCAACAAAAAGTCCAAGTCTGAGCCTCATTAAAGTCAAAAGAAGTTCCTCTTCTAACTGAAGCTTCCTCTTTGGTCCTCTCTTTACAGAGGGTGTCTCCTCACCAGCTCTCTTAAATTCATCAAACATAGCTGCAAGAGACCTGGCAGCATTGTTACTTTGCCTCTCTTTTCGGACCTGAGCTTCACCTTTCCAGTAAttcatattttttgcctttggtCTAAGATAATCATAGAGCAACTCAAAAGTCCTCGAGTCTGGAAGTCCTGTATAAAAACTGACCATTCCCTCTGTCGCAACAATTTCAAACGTAAAATCTGGATGTGCAGTTTCAGGCTCTGATTCAGAACCTTCAGATAAGTAATGGAAATCCAGATCAGAAAGCTCCTCTTCTGATTGAAATGTCTCTGAAGCTGGAGTTGTCCTCTCAGCtggttttttccttttctttggtGTGCTTCCATGTTCATTTGACAGTTTTGTCATAAATTCTGTTGGATGAGGATTTTCAGGAGTTGGCTTACCATCTTTAAAATGATTTGCACAAATGAAAGTTCCAGGTTTGGGATCAAAAAAGTCTAGTCGACCTTTTTGAACATTCCTTATCCATATAACTCGTTTTGAAGCAGATGTGGTAAAATTGAAAAACTCCATAGTTGTCACATGTGAGTGATACTTATAGTTATCAGGATACCGGTCATCATTATTACATCCTCCAACACAGCAATGGGCTTTCTTGGGTTTCTTTCCTTTTGGCATACTCTTGGACGAAAGAAAGGCTGTATTAGGAAACATTAAGGGTAGAATAACAGCTGGGAACATCACAAGAGATCACTTCAAAAGCGACAAAACGAAAAATTCCTATTCAGTTTTCAATATACAGAATTCTATCGATTTgagaaacaactttttttttgcgTTATTTGGTTTGTATAAACTTTACTGAAAGATAATCAAAACACGGCACGATGATCAGACCCTTTTTTAGGCCAATTTAATAATCATCACCTAAATTATGccaagtttgttttgtttgcacgCATCGTACGATCCACGCGCTTCTGTGCTTTTTGTGCCAAAACGGACTTATTTGATGAGCGATCGGGATAGTTTTTACCACAGAGCTAGAAAATCTACTTACCTTCAAGATCCCGAAAAGGAAAAATCTCTTAGTGCAACGAAGTACGAAAAAAACGCTGAGAATTGCCGGTGAGTCGGGCGCGTGACAAAAATTTTAAGAGATTTGTATGAAGCTTGGTAGCCGCGCCAAAATTTccttgcctactcgtcaaaatggcgtcgaaaaccgtgacaaggtctattcagTTTCACGATGTTCAATGGTCTAATATGGGGGGCgagtctcccctcgtttttttttttgtgaatttttctcTCGCGCCCtactatctgaatgcctggaacaggctagtaaACTGCAGCTTATAAGCCCTCGGCTTAAAAAATCTTTGCAAGGGGTGATGTTCTAAGGGCTGAGTAActagaacagaaaaaaacagcTTTAAAACAAGCTACAGgtatagcagtgctgatcaaaatacttttactttttatatatttattttttgtttacagagaGGTGGGCCTATggcttggggggggggggggtagggggcgGTTTATCAGTGTGGGAGCTTGGAAATCTTAGAAGCATCTGTTTACGTTAAGTGGCctattttattttctgcatTCAATATGATGAGTGATTGAATCAGCTGGTTCAATTTCACTGAGGGTGTTAAAGGCTTTCACTGTTGATTTTTGATGATTGTCTTCCATGGACTTGCTGGCATTTCTTTACTGAGTTTTGCAACCGCTATGACAAGCCAAAGTGTAACAGTGTTCACTATTTACATAATTCAGTAGCCAATTTAGTCCTCATTTTAGTAAATTCtcttttattgtatttattcAATTTAGTCCAGCTATGTTCATTCAGTTCAATCCATGAAAAGTCGGGCAACCCTAAAATGTGGAATCTGCAAATCAAATCCAGAATCTGAATTATGAAAACAGGATTGGAAATGGAAACCAGAATAAAACAGAACTGTTCCTCAAAGGTAAAGATAATAAGAACACTAAGTTCAGGCACCATTTGTgttctgtgtgtgtgtgtgtgtgtgtgttttttttttgccgtaaATCTTCACCTCTATATCTGTGCTTTGCAATAAGCATTTCACTAGGGTCAAACAAGagagattttactttttaaaccTAGGAAAATGATGTTGAAGAAAAGATTACATTGGACCTTTAAAATATTGACATATTTTCCACTATGCTGttaatttgtttaacttttagAGAGTTTCTTATAGAGTTTTTCACTGTCATTGCTGTTTTCGAGCATAATTTTGTTCTGCATGAAGCGTTTCCCGAAGCTTTTGGTTCAACTCAAGAGAGCTAAGGTTGGTCGCACTGACTTAGGAATCCTTTACTTTAGTTGTAATAAATCAGTTATGGACTATGAGGTACCGGTCTTTCACTACAGTTTTCCTAAATATTTAATGCAAGCATTAGAACGTGTACAGAAGAGAGCAATGGCCATCATCTTCCCTGGTCATAGCTGTCATGAGGCCCTCGATATTACTGTCAACCTTTAAGGAATTAGCCACCCATCATAACGAAATATGTGAGACACTTTTTGACACAATGATTGAGATTGACACcgttttaagaataattttattatttatgtcTTAAAGCGAACACAGTTTAGAGTATCAATATTAGTATTGATACTATACGGTATTAGTTtcttaacttgtttctttttaataattttttgagcatttttatcatttttaattgAATACACAGAttaaaattaagcaatagaaaacgttttccgtgtttttaTAGCCTGATATATtaaaacacgagaggggttgggagaattcgagacagttatgcaaacccgagacgaagtcgagggtttgcataaccgtcgagaattctcctaacccctctcgtgttttaatacatcaggctatgcaaacacagggaaaaagttttctattgcttttataaaataacttttcgagaaaaaacgcaaaaatctttgtatggcactgattaaaagagaaattcttaccagtcggaaagtcttgtccacgaagtcttgcacgcgtaatcagttcttgttttgcaaaaagatgcttccCAAAATACTGATTTTCTTAGCTTAAAATGTCaccttaagcgaaaaaaaattgacacaccttctttgtaacgattttctaAGTTTCAGCCAACGACGGAATGggcaaataaagtaaacttgtcgagttttgaactcgaaaactttttcaaatttggtgcttgtatgattagcgcgcgaaaagcaaaacatcttgacgccacaaccatgtttacatactctcatgcaaacactcccctcggccaatcagagcgcgcgtactatcttagttattttataatagtTAATAGCTAGACCTGTGTAACTTTATTTATGTAACGTACATACGCAATACAGTTCTCGAACTGCTATGTATTTATGAATATATAAACTTCAAACTTTTCAAACTCATGACTTTGAtacttaaattaaaaatatgtaaaaTTAAGCCCATGTTTGGAACTAACTAATGGTAAATGAAATacctttaaaaaagaaaaaggaaaatgccTCAGTTTTAGCATGGTATAATAATATAAAACTCTGGCCaggaaaatttctttattattttacaatatACTTCTCTTTTTCTCTACTTTATTCTAAACAATATTTCCTCAGAAGCCTCTTTCAAGGATTACGGATTCCCTTTCAGTTTCCTTGATTCTGTTTCTGTGATTCCATGTTATAGGGCTGTCCTGAAAAAAACATTCAAAGTTAgattcaataggccatttccgagttccaaaaaaactcactttcaaagcgaggctaagtgcgaagccattgatgtaaaaatgatttttaattatgatgaaataaatctcattttcacaacaaaggtttcgcacttaacctcgttttgaaagtgagagtttttggaactcggaaatggccaattcaattttctcttaatcaTTCCGCAGCTATTTATTCAATGGTTGCATTCATTATTTGTTGAATCTTGGTAATGGGACAAAGATTAAAATTTTGGGGCACATATTTTCCAACAAGGCTCGTGGAATTTTATACGGCGACTGCAGTGCATTCAAACTGTTCAAGAAATATTTCAATTCATTCAGAAAAAATCAGTCTTTTATCATCTAAAGGTAATAAAATCAGTGGCATTTGTGACTATCCTTACCACTTGAGCGGGAACTCTTTAAAATTATGGTTCTCCCCAGCAAATCAACATGGTTATGGTGTATAATGTTCAGTGACGATTGCGTTTTGATCAAgaacttttaaaacttgaagATCCCTCTTCATCCCTTTAACGGGTtgagatgaactcaacaaattgacctgcgtatgggtcttcatagctcaaatGGCAGAACACTTTAGTGCTTTAGGCAAGGTTGCTAATGTCTACTGGGCTTTTACATAAGCGCAGCCAACTCGTTCAGGCTCATGTGTTCGAAGCGGTGTGGTGAGTTCCTTGGCCGTTTGTCCCGGATACGCCACTAACAACTGCACGGTTATTTCGTGCAACTAGAGTGTACTTCGTCCTTAATAATGGTGTTATACAGGATACAGCTAAGGGGTTGAAGGAGGCGGGCaggagaggggtggggggggggggtacaaacAGGTTAGCGCTTCAGTTATTCATGTCCTTtacatatttcctttttttcctttttactctACGAAATAGATTAAAAATCAACAAATGAGCCAAAATTATTATTCAGGCATATAGAAATATGTACGATGTAAggtcaacattaattttctttcgaCGTCCTATTGTTTTGTGCTCTAAGGTTATTTCTTTTAAATGCTTCTGTTACAGATCTACATGATTGCTTTTGTCACAGCGTTTGCCTCTCCCAAACCCACATATTCCACAGTAAATAGTACTTCGCCATTAAAGGTTGAGGTGCGAGCTCAAAACGTAGCGAAAAATACATTTAGTCTATAGATGACAACGCTTCTGAGCATACTTGTTGGGTGACTCCTTCGGAAAGCGTATGGACCTTATAAGGATTCCAATGAAGATAATGATTTGAATTATATAAAAGAAGATTATCGCAGTAATagacgcaacttatgcagttgcaaaaagaaagcctgaaaaaaaaaaaattaggcttgtacgggattcgaacccttgacctttGTGATACTTGTGCAGCGCTCTGGaagcaggtcgttgaattggttcgttataaaccagtgaaaggatgatgatgacgttatgaatatatgaaaatcgtacatgagaactgcggggtgaagaattatatgaaagaaaatCATCGCATCATATaattcatataattcttcaccccgcagttgTCTCTCATAtttgattttcatatattcataacttcgtGATGATTTAAAttgaagaagttcaaaaattttaaaaatgaacaaaatgatcgtcgcagttgTGATAGGTCATTTGAAATTGCATTCCTTTAATCTACTGTAGTTGCTATCACAACTGCTACGATCACACCTTTAATAAAGCCAGAAAACAGCCTATTTTTCCAGACCCGATATATGCTGTGGTCACATTTGAGTGTTGTTTGAAAGGATCCATCATTTTGTGGGCTGCCCTTTAGGTGGTTTCTGAATTTAAGAAATTTCAAGAAGCTATGTTACAATTGTTTGAGACTCTAGGAACAGcgtgcactgaaaaaaaaaaaaaccctgaaataACGGTTCAGAACCGGcctcaaaaatattttaatatttaaaaagtGGATAACAGACGCTTTACCTAAATTATTGTTCTGTCGAAAAATTAAAGAGGCATTCTTTCCCCCCCGACAAATTCGCTAGATATATCATATATTTTTTAGAGTTCCAATTATgaggaaaaaagtaaaagatgACCAAGGATACTTTGTTTCAATTTCACCTCATCTATTGACCCGATAAAATTGTGGTGGTGACCCCTAAAATGTTTTAGTTCAGAATTGAGAGCGAAACGTAATGACCGGATGTTCAGATGGACGAGTTAAGGGAGTTGAAGAGAAAGGCAGCTTATAATGTTACGAAACTTACTGTGTTGTTAAGACTCAATAGAGAAAATGAGTGAGGCAAGTATAACATTAAACAAATTGAAGACAACAGTGGATGCTCCTGGACTTTATTTTTAGCTAGTACAGACTTGATGGCAAACTTTGCTCTACACACCTCATTACCCAGTCAAGACATAACACAAGTCTAACACGCTTCTATTTTAAAAAGTCCAGCTCATCATATGACGCGTGCTTACTGCTGAGCTTTCGGTACTTCTTCAATGAAGATACGATTCATTGAATGCCAACCAGTGTAGGCGTCAGCAAGCTTATGGCCTGTGACGCACTTTCCAACCCAGAATCCCACTCGCACCTTTCCTTTCTGAATGTTATTGCAGTGACCTTCAATGTGGCGGTGACGGTGAAGATGGTGGTTTCTGCCTGTATGCATGTAGAATGCTCCGTCAATAGTTCCAGGAGAGCTGCGCTCGGCTCCATTGAAGTTGAAATACCATCGACTACAGCATCGGTCACATCCGCCAACTCTGAGGTTACCAGTATAGTAGACATGGAGGGAAGAGTCAGTGTATTTCTTTACAAAGTCACAGTTCTAAAcgagaaataaagaaacagcATCCATGTTGTATTGTATTTGTATTTACtccattctataaaaaaaatacatcagtTGAACGATATTAATTAATGTAAGGTGTTTGGACACAAAAAAAATCTGCATGTTCATAAGGTTAGCAAAGAAATTAAGAATAAAGAAAGGCACAGTataataaaactaaaaatggCCGCACTTTTAACACAAAACTACGTAGTTTCAAAAGACGCGGCCTTCATTATCGCTGACTGCTGACCAAAGCATTATGGCAGTCAATCGTTTTAGTGAAAATTACTTGCTTTGAGCTAACGGAGTATTATTTAACTCGGTTAACAAAGTGACGATCCGCACTTACATATATCAATCCTGAATCTGTGCCGTATTCCTTTTTCCAAGCGCACTCCTTCCAGTTCATGTGTGAAGCCAGTCGTGGCTTTCCATTGTCACCTTTGTCCCCTCGCTGTACTTTTGGTCCGGCGGAACCCTGGATCCCAGGCTCTCCCTTTGCTCCTTTCTTTCCGTCAGGACCACGTGGTCCCTGGGTCCCAGTTTTCCCCGGGTTGCCCAGTTCTCCTTTGGCTCCATCTCGACCCGGTGCCCCAGGGGCTCCTGGGATACATGTCATGTATGTCCACATCCCGGTTTGTCCACCATGATTACAAGATGGACAAGATTGAACAGGCTGCCAAAAATAGTTTTCTCTATAAACTAGCGTTAtttaactgtaataaaaaaaatgtgtagTGGCAATATCTGATATATAGTTACCTTGGTGTCTGGTGATTTGTTGTTCTTAGCAGAGCAGAAACCAGCCGTGAGCGAAAAAATTAGTACAAACAACATGGTGTTCTCTTTAACTCGTGATCGCATCATCAAGGTCCTCTAACTTGTGCACTAGAACTGAAGTTTAATCATGATATGAAATATCTTGAGTAGGTCAAACGAAAACCCAATGAACGTGATTAACacttagcaattattgaatgtgGCTGGGTaggatctgaagaattatgcagatcgaggctGAAGGCTCTAATCCCCCCTGAACAACTGATGTTGTTCGCGGATATTTTTAATCCAAGTGCGATTATTCATATATAACCCAGGGTCTGAGACATCGCGAGATGATATCACTCTTATAGAAATTATTTCCCTAAACTGACCTCGAATTGAAAGAGTGGTACATTGTTATCCTCATTTTCCGTCCCAGttgccattttcctttcttttctattttaattCCATCCAGTAAATAATCTTAGTGTAACCAGTTAACTTAAGTGGTCTTACACAGTCTTACACAGTGGCTTGTAGCACCGGTTCATGCTTCGGGCTTGTTCATGGTCAAGAATTTGCttgacttttttatttctgcAGACGCACTAAATAATATAGCTGTCCTCTCAGAAAACAAacagtttctttattttcaaaatccTCAACTCAAGTATTCTGTCAGTTTTTGCTTGTCTTTGAACAACTGTATGGTCGGTTAAGAAACAAGTGCGGCTTTTTTCTGTACGAAGAGTGTGATCTAaacaggggcatccaacgactgttttctttaaaatatctgtttggagaagcaaatattgcctagaattttgtataacttgaggacggctaaaatgTTTTACTCGTGCACAATTTTtaaagcttatctaataaatttcctacggttttctgaagtttaatttttcacatttcacttcctaggttaggctatttttcgtagaaaaagg encodes:
- the LOC140928140 gene encoding uncharacterized protein isoform X2, translating into MMRSRVKENTMLFVLIFSLTAGFCSAKNNKSPDTKPVQSCPSCNHGGQTGMWTYMTCIPGAPGAPGRDGAKGELGNPGKTGTQGPRGPDGKKGAKGEPGIQGSAGPKVQRGDKGDNGKPRLASHMNWKECAWKKEYGTDSGLIYNCDFVKKYADTSLHVYYAGILRVAFCDGCCSRWYFTFNGAECSSPGTIDGAFYMRTGRNHDLHRHRHIEGHCNNI
- the LOC140927894 gene encoding uncharacterized protein, whose translation is MPKGKKPKKAHCCVGGCNNDDRYPDNYKYHSHVTTMEFFNFTTSASKRVIWIRNVQKGRLDFFDPKPGTFICANHFKDGKPTPENPHPTEFMTKLSNEHGSTPKKRKKPAERTTPASETFQSEEELSDLDFHYLSEGSESEPETAHPDFTFEIVATEGMVSFYTGLPDSRTFELLYDYLRPKAKNMNYWKGEAQVRKERQSNNAARSLAAMFDEFKRAGEETPSVKRGPKRKLQLEEELLLTLMRLRLGLFVEDLAVRFKVSHSLVTQIFSTWVRFMSRELNWMIMWPSRGQIQLELPEAFRKIYPKVRCIIDCTEVFTETPSALDIQATLWSDYKHHSTMKFLVAVTPNGAPCYVSPCYGGRATDKFIVKDCGFLNFVEPYDQIMADRGFKIKDELLMRNAYLCIPPSTKAGSQMVPREVQETSRIANVRIYVEQAIGRLKRFNILKNELPINCLPLCDDLVQVVCALTCLQDPLCV